A region of Selenomonadales bacterium 4137-cl DNA encodes the following proteins:
- a CDS encoding radical SAM protein, which translates to MEGLGELEAKCWAIREENFPPVITLSYPTQTTTVSVTGADCALDCAHCGGVYLRRMTPLATVAGRGEGLGPSCLISGGCTAGGGVPLAVHAGRLAALKSGRRFNIHTGLIDDADIDVVAPLADTVSFDFVGADDTIREVFGLNRKVADYAACYHKLRARCRVAPHVCIGLHGGEIRGEYQALALLKLLGADSLTLIVFTPTRGTRYAGRKPPDLDAALTVMAAARQLFPDVPVRLGCMRPGGRYRDTMDQAAVRLGFNAIVKPTPAAVRLAESLGLTAVGRGECCVL; encoded by the coding sequence ATGGAAGGCTTAGGCGAGCTTGAGGCAAAGTGCTGGGCGATCAGGGAGGAGAATTTCCCCCCCGTGATCACCCTGTCTTATCCTACGCAGACGACGACGGTAAGTGTGACCGGGGCGGATTGCGCCCTCGATTGCGCCCACTGCGGCGGGGTGTATCTCAGGAGGATGACGCCGCTGGCGACGGTGGCCGGCCGGGGCGAAGGACTCGGCCCCAGTTGCCTTATCAGCGGCGGCTGTACGGCCGGCGGCGGCGTGCCGCTGGCCGTACACGCCGGGCGGCTGGCTGCGCTGAAATCCGGCCGCCGCTTCAATATCCACACCGGGCTGATCGACGACGCCGATATCGATGTCGTCGCCCCGCTGGCCGACACGGTGTCGTTCGATTTTGTCGGCGCCGACGATACCATCAGGGAGGTCTTCGGCCTCAACCGGAAGGTAGCCGATTATGCGGCCTGCTATCATAAGCTCAGAGCCCGCTGCCGGGTGGCGCCTCACGTCTGCATCGGCCTGCACGGCGGCGAGATCCGCGGCGAGTACCAGGCGTTGGCGCTGTTGAAGCTGTTGGGCGCCGACAGTCTGACGCTGATCGTGTTCACGCCTACCAGGGGTACGCGCTACGCCGGACGCAAGCCGCCTGACCTTGACGCGGCGCTGACGGTCATGGCCGCAGCCCGGCAGTTGTTTCCGGACGTGCCGGTCCGCCTGGGCTGTATGCGACCGGGCGGCCGCTATCGCGACACCATGGACCAGGCGGCGGTTCGCCTGGGCTTCAACGCGATCGTAAAGCCTACACCCGCCGCGGTGCGGTTGGCCGAAAGCCTCGGCCTGACCGCCGTTGGACGAGGGGAGTGTTGCGTGTTATGA